Proteins from a single region of Haloplanus sp. GDY1:
- a CDS encoding DUF7122 family protein has protein sequence MSDAPTNDGQVFDRLPATADDREVAGRATRAEVIEWWVDRFGLPADAFDGYTFWEKGAGKVWIFAADLPTPVDAEGVGMTFLRTRQEHWKPTTNAAQRFGREATRNVIDLAPDEARRFLAGEDLDPAWDGDWGYLIVAHELAGDREPIGVGLYVHDELRSVVPKGRRASVSPPE, from the coding sequence GTGAGCGACGCCCCCACGAACGACGGGCAGGTGTTCGACCGCCTGCCCGCGACGGCCGACGACCGCGAGGTTGCGGGCCGGGCGACCCGCGCCGAGGTGATCGAGTGGTGGGTCGACCGCTTCGGCCTCCCCGCCGACGCCTTCGACGGCTACACGTTCTGGGAGAAGGGGGCCGGGAAGGTCTGGATCTTCGCCGCCGACCTCCCCACGCCCGTCGACGCCGAGGGCGTCGGCATGACGTTCCTTCGGACCCGGCAGGAACACTGGAAGCCGACGACGAACGCCGCCCAGCGGTTCGGTCGTGAGGCGACGCGGAACGTGATCGACCTCGCGCCCGACGAGGCGCGGCGCTTCCTCGCCGGCGAGGACCTCGACCCGGCGTGGGACGGCGACTGGGGCTACCTGATCGTCGCCCACGAACTCGCGGGCGACCGGGAGCCCATCGGCGTCGGCCTCTACGTCCACGACGAGTTGCGGTCGGTGGTTCCGAAGGGGCGACGGGCGTCGGTGTCGCCGCCGGAATAA
- a CDS encoding RsmB/NOP family class I SAM-dependent RNA methyltransferase, translating into MTPLERYESLVDDAEAFRAACDRPLPAVVRVNTIKATADRVRTALDEAGIAHEPTDWHPGVLRLPRDSPGRNWPHAHGWIHGQEEVSNLPALVLDPDPGDRVWDACAAPGSKTTQLAALMGDRGLLVGNDNNLGRLSALRHNAERLGVTNLVVTNQDARNFSLKPLGSQGAGVDAFDRVLVDAPCSCEGTIRKNPDAFDTWSLDHVRSVAGVQKGILRRAVQATRPGGTVVYSTCTFAPEENEAVLDHVLEREDCRLVDVDAPLDGVPGVTEWEGDRFDPSVEKALRIYPHHNDTGGFFCAKLEVGS; encoded by the coding sequence ATGACTCCGTTGGAGCGGTACGAATCGCTCGTCGACGACGCCGAGGCGTTCCGCGCGGCCTGTGACCGGCCGCTGCCCGCCGTCGTCCGCGTCAACACGATCAAGGCGACGGCCGACCGGGTACGGACCGCCCTCGACGAGGCGGGAATCGCCCACGAACCGACCGACTGGCACCCCGGCGTCCTGCGTCTCCCCCGGGACTCGCCGGGGCGGAACTGGCCGCACGCTCACGGCTGGATCCACGGGCAAGAGGAGGTGTCGAACCTGCCGGCGCTCGTCCTCGACCCCGACCCGGGCGACCGGGTGTGGGACGCCTGTGCCGCCCCGGGAAGCAAGACCACGCAACTGGCGGCGCTGATGGGCGACCGGGGGCTCCTCGTCGGCAACGACAACAACCTCGGTCGGCTCTCGGCGCTCCGACACAACGCCGAACGCCTGGGCGTCACGAACCTCGTCGTCACGAACCAGGACGCGCGCAACTTCTCGCTGAAACCCCTGGGGAGTCAGGGTGCGGGCGTCGACGCCTTCGACCGCGTCCTCGTCGACGCGCCCTGTTCCTGCGAGGGGACGATCCGGAAGAACCCCGACGCCTTCGACACCTGGTCGCTGGATCACGTCCGGAGCGTCGCCGGCGTCCAGAAGGGCATCCTCCGGCGGGCGGTGCAGGCCACCCGCCCCGGCGGGACCGTCGTCTACTCCACCTGCACCTTCGCCCCGGAGGAGAACGAGGCGGTGCTGGATCACGTCCTCGAACGCGAGGACTGCCGCCTCGTCGACGTCGACGCTCCCCTCGACGGCGTCCCCGGCGTCACCGAGTGGGAGGGCGACCGGTTCGACCCGAGCGTCGAGAAGGCGCTCCGCATCTACCCACACCACAACGACACGGGCGGGTTCTTCTGTGCGAAGTTGGAGGTGGGGTCGTGA
- a CDS encoding vWA domain-containing protein gives MNDDRQFSVSRRKVLAGLGTIGIASAGAGLGTTAYFSDQETFENNQLTAGTLDLLVDWEEHYFDGSAGMDHVEYVDPDADGAYVLPAVANPDARAIAVRFVGEGTDQENKDAFWDATSIEALPDPDNDGVQDSLDNVDVCALGPEDGLRLANVGNEDAEERSEGLYQSNRTSNDHTSSGDPLINLGDVKPGDFGEVTFSFHLCDNPGYVWVNGMLDEELTGEGVITEPERNDPHEIDGVVELLDEIQVRMWYDPDCDNQAERTGDVDVMLAIDTSGSIQGQEQDDLENGIMEFVDALPTDGSARVGAVSFGGGSVTGLSGLVSPDSFGLPSLSYGGNTPLPAAIDIADQVLDDQGRPDALPVIVVISDGGPNYDDDTGLVYTATVNGTDYDAPRGAGFSDDDGTAGYDGGTDNSEVDATEQAETAAVATAVKSGMDGARIAVLNIGDDPNADLGDGTDLSVYLQSQIASSGFYRETPVSNFPDVADDIANEVTVEEEIFFNGSLGDALDAMMGNDGRGIPLDGDRMTEFNEINDPEDDADRDPFTGAGVTHCLGFQWWVPVDHANQIQGDTVAFDIGFYAEQGRHNDGAGQVPENETAQNGDAPELTPS, from the coding sequence ATGAACGACGACCGACAATTCAGCGTTTCCCGGCGGAAGGTACTCGCCGGGCTCGGCACGATCGGCATCGCCTCCGCGGGCGCAGGACTCGGCACCACTGCGTACTTCTCGGACCAGGAGACCTTCGAGAACAACCAGCTTACTGCCGGTACCCTCGACCTGCTCGTGGACTGGGAGGAACACTACTTCGACGGCTCCGCGGGCATGGATCACGTCGAATACGTCGATCCCGATGCGGACGGCGCGTACGTCCTTCCCGCGGTCGCGAACCCCGACGCCCGCGCCATCGCGGTGCGGTTCGTCGGTGAGGGAACCGACCAGGAGAACAAGGACGCCTTCTGGGACGCCACCTCCATCGAGGCGCTCCCCGACCCCGACAACGACGGCGTGCAGGACTCGCTGGACAACGTCGACGTCTGCGCGCTCGGCCCCGAGGACGGCCTCCGACTCGCCAACGTCGGCAACGAGGACGCCGAGGAACGGAGCGAGGGGCTCTACCAGTCCAACCGCACCAGCAACGACCACACGTCGTCCGGCGACCCCCTCATCAACCTGGGCGACGTGAAGCCCGGCGACTTCGGCGAGGTCACCTTCAGCTTCCACCTCTGTGACAACCCCGGCTACGTCTGGGTCAACGGCATGCTCGACGAGGAACTGACGGGCGAAGGTGTCATCACCGAACCCGAGCGCAACGATCCCCACGAGATCGACGGCGTCGTCGAACTCCTCGACGAGATCCAGGTGCGCATGTGGTACGATCCCGACTGCGACAACCAGGCCGAGCGAACCGGCGACGTGGACGTGATGCTCGCCATCGACACCTCCGGCTCGATCCAGGGCCAGGAACAGGACGACCTCGAGAACGGCATCATGGAGTTCGTCGACGCGCTCCCGACCGACGGCTCCGCGCGCGTCGGTGCGGTGAGCTTCGGCGGCGGCAGCGTCACCGGCCTCTCCGGGCTCGTGAGCCCGGACTCGTTCGGCCTGCCGAGCCTGAGCTACGGCGGCAACACGCCCCTGCCCGCGGCCATCGACATCGCGGACCAGGTACTCGACGATCAGGGTCGGCCCGACGCCCTGCCCGTCATCGTCGTCATCTCCGACGGCGGCCCGAACTACGACGACGACACGGGTCTCGTCTACACGGCGACCGTCAACGGGACGGATTACGACGCCCCGCGCGGCGCGGGCTTCTCCGACGACGACGGCACGGCCGGCTACGACGGCGGCACGGACAACAGCGAGGTCGACGCCACCGAACAGGCCGAAACCGCCGCGGTCGCCACCGCGGTCAAGAGCGGCATGGACGGCGCCCGGATCGCCGTCCTCAACATCGGCGACGACCCGAACGCCGACCTCGGTGACGGGACGGACCTGAGCGTCTACCTGCAGAGCCAGATCGCGTCCTCCGGGTTCTACCGCGAGACGCCGGTCAGCAACTTCCCGGACGTCGCCGACGACATCGCCAACGAGGTCACCGTCGAGGAGGAGATCTTCTTCAACGGCAGCCTCGGCGACGCGCTCGACGCGATGATGGGCAACGACGGTCGCGGCATCCCGCTGGACGGCGACCGCATGACGGAGTTCAACGAGATCAACGACCCCGAAGACGACGCGGACCGCGATCCGTTCACGGGCGCGGGCGTGACCCACTGCCTGGGCTTCCAGTGGTGGGTGCCCGTCGACCACGCGAACCAGATCCAGGGCGACACCGTCGCCTTCGACATCGGCTTCTACGCCGAACAGGGCCGCCACAACGACGGCGCGGGGCAGGTCCCCGAGAACGAAACCGCCCAGAACGGCGACGCTCCGGAGTTGACCCCCTCGTAA
- a CDS encoding DUF790 family protein, protein MLRKDLLRVSRAGGGYHPQFAERADRPLAARVLGTFAEHVGRPRADLDAALADLEADADDFKLVRGFASLCERDATFETRAAVPPERARRVAFEAAEAVGVVSEADRERALSRAADRLGVDADAVADSLHADRESRQVLADFDPRWSPDELLDQYDLSLAQTALFDAVEVRVRSSDPRALVSAVKRLGLMYEVRRTDGGREVVVTGPDHLFRRTRRYGTAFARLLRSVAKTGDWRLTATIDDRGTERELVLTDEDVAVPGVDPVADPTYDSGVEADFAARFAGLDLDWDLVREPEPLAVGARVMIPDFAFDYRFSDFRVFFEIVGFWTPEYVEKKLGQLADVEDVEMLVAVDESLGVSEEIEARDHRAITYSGSVRVKDVVDALRRYEADLVAETRATLPDELRPEADAVSLADLATDRGVSEDALDGVAFPDHERVGRTLVRPGVLDDLRERLTPGQSLAEVESILDEYGIDDASAVLSALGLRVEWEGLGGGTIRRR, encoded by the coding sequence GTGCTTCGGAAGGACCTGCTCCGGGTGTCGCGGGCCGGCGGCGGCTACCACCCACAGTTCGCGGAGCGCGCCGACCGACCGCTCGCGGCGCGCGTCCTCGGCACGTTCGCCGAGCACGTCGGTCGGCCGCGGGCCGACCTCGACGCCGCGCTCGCGGACCTGGAGGCCGACGCCGACGACTTCAAACTCGTCCGCGGATTCGCGTCGCTCTGTGAACGCGACGCGACCTTCGAGACGCGGGCCGCGGTCCCTCCGGAACGGGCGCGGCGGGTCGCCTTCGAGGCCGCGGAGGCCGTCGGCGTCGTGAGCGAGGCCGACCGGGAGCGGGCGCTCTCCCGCGCCGCCGACCGCCTCGGCGTCGACGCCGACGCCGTCGCCGACTCGCTGCATGCCGACCGCGAGTCCCGGCAGGTGCTCGCCGACTTCGACCCGCGGTGGTCGCCCGACGAACTCCTCGACCAGTACGACCTGTCGCTCGCCCAGACCGCCCTGTTCGACGCCGTCGAGGTGCGGGTGCGGAGTTCGGACCCCAGGGCGTTGGTGTCGGCGGTCAAGCGCCTCGGCCTCATGTACGAGGTGCGCCGGACCGACGGGGGACGCGAGGTCGTCGTCACCGGCCCCGATCACCTCTTCCGGCGGACCCGCCGGTACGGCACGGCCTTCGCCCGACTGCTCCGCTCGGTCGCGAAGACCGGCGACTGGCGGCTGACGGCGACCATAGACGACCGCGGCACCGAACGGGAACTCGTCCTCACGGACGAGGACGTGGCCGTGCCGGGGGTCGACCCCGTCGCGGACCCCACCTACGACAGCGGCGTCGAGGCGGACTTCGCCGCGCGGTTCGCGGGGCTCGACCTCGACTGGGACCTCGTGCGAGAGCCCGAACCGCTCGCGGTCGGTGCGCGGGTGATGATCCCCGACTTCGCGTTCGACTACCGCTTTTCGGACTTCCGGGTCTTCTTCGAGATCGTGGGGTTCTGGACCCCCGAGTACGTCGAGAAGAAACTCGGGCAACTGGCCGACGTCGAGGACGTGGAGATGCTCGTCGCCGTCGACGAGAGCCTCGGCGTCAGCGAGGAGATCGAGGCGCGGGACCACCGCGCCATCACCTACTCGGGGTCGGTCCGCGTGAAGGACGTGGTCGACGCCCTTCGGCGCTACGAGGCGGACCTCGTCGCCGAGACGCGCGCGACTCTGCCGGACGAACTCCGGCCCGAGGCGGACGCCGTCTCGCTCGCCGACCTCGCGACCGACCGGGGCGTGAGCGAGGACGCCCTCGACGGCGTCGCGTTCCCCGACCACGAGCGCGTGGGGCGGACGCTCGTCCGCCCCGGCGTCCTCGACGACCTGCGCGAGCGACTCACCCCCGGTCAGTCGCTCGCAGAGGTGGAGTCGATCCTCGACGAGTACGGGATCGACGACGCCAGCGCCGTCCTCTCGGCGCTCGGCCTCCGCGTCGAGTGGGAGGGACTGGGCGGCGGAACGATCCGGCGCCGGTAG
- a CDS encoding transcriptional initiation protein Tat — protein sequence MDRRRLLSLLGLVLAAGCSATPATGPRTPPTPGEPTAAPSEAGSMSVADLGVEEAEDGHLRVLATVVNPTGTERTGTLRVRVTVGDDATERSREVTVPADGERSVTLAFETVAYDDFTGDGSLQSSLR from the coding sequence ATGGACAGGCGCCGCCTGCTCTCCCTCCTCGGACTCGTCCTCGCCGCCGGCTGCTCGGCGACGCCCGCGACCGGCCCCCGGACCCCGCCGACGCCCGGCGAGCCGACCGCAGCACCGAGCGAGGCGGGGTCGATGAGCGTGGCCGACCTCGGCGTCGAGGAGGCCGAGGACGGACACCTTCGCGTGCTGGCGACGGTCGTCAACCCCACGGGGACCGAACGCACCGGGACGCTCCGCGTCCGGGTGACGGTCGGCGACGACGCGACCGAACGCTCCCGGGAGGTGACCGTCCCCGCCGACGGGGAGCGATCGGTCACCCTCGCGTTCGAAACCGTCGCGTACGACGACTTCACGGGCGACGGGTCGCTGCAGTCCTCGCTCCGCTAG
- a CDS encoding HTH domain-containing protein, with translation MTDTDHDGWPDKYRDPRDRPHPAVLRVTVERFDEARENTLEVADAATEGESSPAVVSFATVGELRKILTDRRIELLRALLNTDGAAESISALADELDRDYRTVHGDVSLLADYGLLFVVDEGQSKRPYLPYERVHLDVDLVGGESSEEPAPA, from the coding sequence ATGACCGACACCGATCACGACGGCTGGCCCGACAAGTACCGTGACCCTCGCGACCGCCCGCACCCGGCCGTCCTCCGCGTGACCGTCGAACGATTCGACGAGGCCCGTGAGAACACACTCGAGGTCGCCGACGCAGCCACCGAGGGAGAGTCATCGCCGGCGGTCGTGTCGTTCGCGACGGTCGGGGAGCTGCGGAAGATTCTGACCGACCGCCGCATCGAACTCCTCCGGGCCCTGCTGAACACCGACGGCGCTGCCGAGAGCATTTCGGCGCTGGCTGATGAACTCGACCGCGACTACCGGACCGTCCACGGCGATGTCTCCCTGCTCGCGGACTACGGCCTGCTGTTTGTCGTCGACGAGGGCCAGTCCAAGCGGCCATACCTGCCCTACGAGCGGGTTCATCTGGACGTTGACCTCGTTGGCGGCGAGTCAAGCGAAGAGCCAGCGCCTGCGTGA
- a CDS encoding DEAD/DEAH box helicase: MTLVARFEDGTIRLDGDPDPAVVDVLPVEFDDRSRTLRAPAHRYAALRRALDDAGVDYEDRVFDLPSLDLSTSYDLRAYQREALEAWESADRRGVVELPTGSGKTVVAVGAMAALSTPTLVVVPTVDLLTQWRRELETEFSVPVGQLGGGEQRVEDLTVATYDSAYLRADELGDRFGLLVFDEAHHLGGEGYRDVARLMAAPARMGLTATFERPDGAHTVVADLLGPVVYERSVDDLAGDHLADYELRRVEVELTPEEREAYEDAQGTFVDYLRTSNLTLTSGSDYQELVKRSGSDPRAREALLAKQEAREIMMNSDAKVAALSRLLDRHRDDRIIVFTAHTDLVYRLSERFLIPAVTAETGASERRTILDRFREGTYSRVVAANVLDEGVDVPDASVAVVLSGSGSEREFTQRLGRILRPKSDGRIAICYEVVSAETAEERVAERRR; the protein is encoded by the coding sequence GTGACCCTCGTCGCCCGGTTCGAGGACGGCACGATCAGGCTCGACGGCGACCCCGACCCCGCCGTCGTCGACGTCCTTCCCGTCGAGTTCGACGACCGGAGTCGGACGCTTCGGGCGCCCGCCCACCGCTACGCCGCCCTCCGGCGCGCCCTCGACGACGCCGGCGTCGACTACGAGGACCGGGTGTTCGACCTCCCGAGCCTCGACCTCTCGACGAGTTACGACCTCCGGGCGTACCAGCGGGAGGCCCTGGAGGCGTGGGAGTCCGCGGACCGCCGGGGCGTCGTCGAACTCCCGACGGGCAGCGGGAAGACCGTCGTCGCCGTGGGGGCGATGGCCGCGCTGTCGACGCCGACGCTCGTGGTCGTGCCCACCGTCGACCTGCTGACCCAGTGGCGCCGCGAACTGGAGACGGAGTTCTCGGTCCCGGTCGGCCAGCTCGGCGGCGGGGAGCAGCGGGTGGAGGACCTCACCGTCGCGACCTACGACTCCGCGTACCTTCGCGCCGACGAACTCGGCGACCGGTTCGGCCTGCTGGTCTTCGACGAGGCCCACCACCTCGGCGGCGAGGGGTATCGAGACGTCGCGCGCCTGATGGCCGCGCCGGCCCGCATGGGCCTGACCGCGACGTTCGAGCGCCCGGACGGCGCCCACACGGTCGTCGCGGACCTGCTCGGCCCCGTGGTGTACGAGCGCTCGGTCGACGACCTGGCGGGCGACCACCTCGCCGACTACGAACTCCGGCGGGTGGAGGTGGAACTCACGCCCGAGGAGCGCGAGGCCTACGAGGACGCCCAGGGGACGTTCGTCGACTACCTCCGGACCTCGAACCTCACGCTGACGAGCGGGAGCGACTACCAGGAACTGGTCAAGCGGTCGGGGTCGGACCCCCGGGCCCGGGAGGCGCTGCTCGCCAAGCAGGAGGCCCGGGAGATCATGATGAACTCCGACGCGAAGGTGGCGGCGCTCTCGCGCCTCCTCGACCGCCACCGCGACGACCGGATCATCGTCTTCACCGCGCACACGGACCTCGTGTACCGCCTCTCGGAGCGGTTCCTGATCCCCGCCGTCACCGCCGAGACTGGCGCGAGCGAGCGGCGGACGATCCTCGACCGGTTCCGCGAGGGCACCTACTCCCGCGTCGTCGCCGCGAACGTCCTCGACGAGGGGGTCGACGTGCCCGACGCGAGCGTCGCCGTCGTGCTCTCCGGCAGCGGGAGCGAGCGCGAGTTCACCCAGCGACTGGGGCGGATCCTCAGGCCCAAGTCCGACGGTCGGATCGCCATCTGCTACGAGGTGGTGAGCGCCGAGACGGCCGAGGAGCGGGTGGCCGAGCGTCGGCGCTAG
- a CDS encoding signal peptidase I, with the protein MNLTTHSRTAGRALLVVVLLALIAPFVVYAVPGTVGAEASYVVLTASMTPAIAPGDVVVVDEVPARSVRVGDVIVFEQQAGGEVPVTHRVIGVERAGDGTPAFVTKGDANEDADLGPVTPDRLIGRVVLTIPLIGHVIQFVGTPLGFVALVVLPLGLLIASEVADLLRSGRPDPAATTAADGDDDGDGVPATGTGGDGGPDESPAGTDDQFTFTQRDLTLASVVLGVVTAYAGYSAYQRPSGIAVGVAVAAGAGFVLAAGMRSFAPSAPVGTQPAVTDGGDGTTPVGVPSVRIDRGATAGPTVEVAGPADLRAIAAAVSRPLLRADDRYVVLDGAVTYACDVPADPDPEATAAADDEAVTDAADGPETADDASDADGVTEPRDDDDGATEPRDDDGTVTTLSPDGGAER; encoded by the coding sequence ATGAATCTCACCACACACTCACGGACGGCCGGTCGGGCCCTGCTCGTCGTCGTCCTCCTGGCGTTGATCGCCCCCTTCGTCGTCTACGCGGTGCCGGGCACCGTCGGCGCCGAGGCGAGTTACGTCGTCCTGACCGCGAGCATGACGCCGGCCATCGCCCCCGGCGACGTGGTGGTCGTCGACGAGGTGCCGGCCCGGTCGGTCCGCGTCGGCGACGTGATCGTCTTCGAACAGCAGGCCGGCGGGGAGGTGCCGGTGACCCACCGGGTGATCGGCGTCGAACGGGCGGGGGACGGCACCCCCGCGTTCGTCACCAAGGGCGACGCCAACGAGGACGCCGACCTCGGTCCGGTGACGCCGGACCGGCTGATCGGTCGGGTGGTCCTCACCATCCCCCTCATCGGTCACGTCATCCAGTTCGTCGGCACGCCCCTCGGCTTCGTCGCCCTGGTCGTGTTGCCGCTCGGCCTCCTGATCGCCTCGGAGGTCGCCGACCTGCTCCGGTCTGGGCGTCCCGATCCGGCGGCCACGACCGCCGCCGACGGCGACGACGACGGCGACGGCGTGCCGGCCACGGGGACCGGCGGCGACGGCGGACCCGACGAGTCGCCCGCCGGGACGGACGATCAGTTCACCTTCACGCAGCGGGACCTCACGCTCGCGAGCGTCGTTCTCGGTGTCGTGACGGCCTACGCCGGCTACTCGGCCTACCAGCGCCCCTCGGGAATCGCGGTCGGCGTCGCCGTCGCCGCGGGGGCGGGGTTCGTCCTCGCGGCCGGCATGCGGTCGTTCGCGCCGTCCGCGCCCGTCGGGACGCAGCCAGCCGTGACCGACGGCGGCGACGGCACGACTCCGGTGGGCGTCCCCAGCGTCCGGATCGACCGCGGGGCGACGGCCGGCCCCACCGTCGAGGTGGCCGGCCCGGCCGACCTGCGCGCCATCGCCGCCGCCGTCTCCCGGCCGCTCCTTCGGGCCGACGACCGCTACGTCGTCCTCGACGGGGCGGTGACGTACGCCTGCGACGTTCCCGCCGACCCCGACCCCGAGGCGACCGCCGCGGCGGACGACGAAGCGGTGACCGACGCGGCGGACGGTCCCGAGACGGCCGACGACGCATCCGACGCCGACGGGGTGACCGAGCCACGCGACGACGACGACGGGGCGACCGAGCCACGCGACGACGACGGGACCGTCACGACCCTCTCGCCCGACGGGGGTGCCGAGCGGTGA
- a CDS encoding SipW-dependent-type signal peptide-containing protein, with amino-acid sequence MSTFTITRRRLLAGLGTVGVASAGAGLGTTAYFSDRESFEGNRLTAGQFDLMVDWQVTYRGPNGFEYVTAYPDQYENEDLDTIATNLIGDRITVPDDVRDPLFTRDDIAFNREGVPYADLSDADRDIVEAAFRNQFADVPQDLDGPILDVEDVKPGDSGSISFSLHLFDNPGYIWLDGGLVEARENDVTDPERTDDEEAGSPSEVATSLDNDVELLDEIRVTVWYDTDGDAEVDADEAVLLGGNEDPTANPTLRQVLDLLSTGYGVPLDGTGAVDAGAADRACFENSTTYYVGFRWELPVDHANEVQSDGVSFDVGFYAEQCRHNDGSGIGSSVRITNASTIETPDLAPVGLGFDVENGFDEPVAITSLGVAPADPALTLLSDDVDDTGSRYGYEVYVDASTPGYTDVAGGVTLPGTVVLGSDGYADVADREPILAPGEVGYATVFAFRDGDGDGIDMNGRSVTLTLAYRGETSGQTGTEVVTVVG; translated from the coding sequence ATGAGTACATTCACCATCACCAGACGCCGACTGCTCGCCGGTCTCGGCACCGTCGGCGTCGCCTCGGCCGGGGCCGGTCTCGGCACGACCGCCTACTTCTCCGATCGGGAGTCGTTCGAAGGCAACCGGTTGACGGCCGGTCAGTTCGACCTCATGGTCGACTGGCAGGTCACCTACCGGGGTCCGAACGGGTTCGAATACGTCACCGCGTACCCCGACCAGTACGAGAACGAGGACCTCGACACCATCGCGACCAACCTCATCGGCGACCGGATCACCGTTCCCGACGACGTTCGCGACCCGCTCTTCACGCGCGACGACATCGCGTTCAACCGGGAGGGCGTCCCCTACGCCGACCTGTCGGACGCCGACCGCGACATCGTCGAAGCCGCCTTCCGGAACCAGTTCGCCGACGTCCCGCAGGACCTCGACGGGCCGATCCTCGACGTCGAGGACGTCAAGCCCGGCGACAGCGGGTCGATTTCGTTCAGCCTCCACCTGTTCGACAACCCCGGGTACATCTGGCTCGACGGTGGCCTGGTCGAGGCCCGCGAGAACGACGTGACCGACCCCGAACGGACCGACGACGAGGAAGCCGGCTCCCCGTCCGAGGTGGCGACGTCGCTCGACAACGACGTCGAACTCCTCGACGAGATTCGGGTCACCGTCTGGTACGACACCGACGGCGACGCCGAGGTCGACGCCGACGAAGCGGTCCTCCTCGGCGGCAACGAGGATCCCACGGCCAACCCGACGCTCAGACAGGTACTCGACCTCCTCTCGACGGGTTACGGCGTGCCCCTCGACGGGACCGGTGCCGTCGACGCCGGCGCTGCGGACCGCGCCTGCTTCGAGAACTCGACGACGTACTACGTCGGCTTCCGCTGGGAACTCCCCGTCGACCACGCCAACGAGGTACAGTCCGACGGCGTCTCATTCGACGTGGGCTTTTACGCCGAACAGTGCCGGCACAACGACGGAAGCGGGATCGGTTCCTCGGTCCGCATCACGAACGCGTCCACCATCGAGACGCCCGACCTCGCCCCCGTCGGTCTCGGCTTCGACGTCGAGAACGGGTTCGACGAACCGGTGGCGATCACGTCCCTCGGCGTCGCGCCCGCCGACCCGGCCCTGACCCTGCTGAGCGACGACGTCGACGACACCGGGAGCCGCTACGGCTACGAGGTGTACGTCGACGCGTCGACGCCCGGGTACACCGACGTCGCGGGTGGCGTCACCCTGCCCGGAACGGTCGTCCTCGGGAGCGACGGGTACGCCGACGTCGCCGACCGGGAGCCGATCCTCGCGCCCGGCGAGGTCGGGTACGCGACCGTGTTCGCGTTCCGCGACGGCGACGGCGACGGTATCGACATGAACGGCCGGTCGGTCACGCTCACCCTCGCCTACCGCGGCGAGACCAGCGGCCAGACCGGCACGGAGGTCGTGACCGTCGTCGGGTGA
- a CDS encoding DUF7344 domain-containing protein, with protein MSVTSVETTRRSMTECQIHQLLANERRRAVIERLDASTGTVTVRDLSTWVAAAETSQSPPPPKVRDSVYTSLHQTHLPKLHEAGVVEYDRERSLVHLRPAVRQVDRHMDVVNGLGVTWGGYYRSLGVFGLVLVIAALAGLPVVSLVDPLLWASGTLVTFAVSGAVQLWDDRWRVRRTVRNLLRRRR; from the coding sequence GTGTCAGTGACGTCCGTGGAGACGACCCGTCGGTCGATGACCGAGTGTCAGATCCATCAACTGCTCGCCAACGAGCGCCGCAGGGCGGTCATCGAGCGCCTCGACGCCTCGACCGGTACCGTCACCGTGCGCGACCTGTCGACGTGGGTCGCCGCGGCGGAGACGAGTCAGTCGCCGCCGCCGCCGAAGGTCCGCGACAGCGTCTACACCTCGCTCCACCAGACCCACCTGCCCAAACTCCACGAGGCGGGCGTCGTCGAGTACGACCGCGAGCGGAGCCTGGTCCACCTCCGTCCGGCCGTCCGGCAGGTCGACCGTCACATGGACGTGGTGAACGGCCTCGGGGTCACCTGGGGCGGCTACTACCGGAGCCTCGGCGTGTTCGGTCTCGTGCTAGTGATCGCCGCGCTGGCCGGGCTGCCGGTCGTGAGCCTCGTCGATCCGCTGCTCTGGGCCAGCGGCACCCTGGTCACCTTCGCCGTCTCGGGCGCCGTCCAACTCTGGGACGACCGGTGGCGGGTCCGCCGAACCGTCCGGAACCTCCTCCGGCGACGGCGGTAG